A region from the Hydra vulgaris chromosome 10, alternate assembly HydraT2T_AEP genome encodes:
- the LOC136085713 gene encoding uncharacterized protein LOC136085713, whose amino-acid sequence MAETNSDWYTLLGVPNTASPDVILKAFRQKALEFHPDKNPNRPECEELMKTLTQAKHVLLDSEQREKYDDTYTVFENDINAEKEFLYSGERQSEFYRRKYEKCKQEYESYSFDDNYNEVKQVLKQFNIDFMKSRDEMPPYRVTKFCDKYFTYLDSKKVTDFENELKKQFPSSLWNLSEVQSEKSSLFSRVYCLLFGCDYLARGNRLFAQNQYNQALYFYIKINNGQLLHDKCMTLLAAQNKACPLYARALMKIDGFGHCASNVLTKWLIDNEHKDPIDLLVSACSINKDQQGIDIHEKVLEYFTAKNMSRDLIKSTCLYLLNRDKECKLAIKTIAHLIEKHYITDKSKVTELLYASSITNMILYILEHRCHKAATDVYIEMTKNKNFDSLPSRYKASLYLLNAACNKVNENTAKCINLCKKALYACPTDDIQQAICSILGDCAIFDSITKLLIKNQEIKIPTKHSFDGFLKSSACLRSTFRFEKSILQQELSNFDKAMLYVDLGMSSIGLGITTFCNNYLIAATFLLQEMLADNENPTNKYALRELIFSLISNVIYIAKSYSNPITAMYFYEKSLYLMSSAHRLLGQSIELHTSRPIHTKLVPDMQQMLLVTICNELTRLAKVTPLTYNKLQLSTDILFLDIIGHQFLEQFYAKQLNTYVPNHPLTNLYKYHLLELNWINNGDEEQFNILRENLMDAVLEGEGWNARKVEALLGWPLINRDDYGFMDRERPWLNIENGSIISVEGVNINFETGLFEPIFTNSPPGHSGLVSIEDALEIFEKGIGSSFFTLDQPRVDMQYHCCQEMKYFPGNLKDTNFLATLLHADYLLKMFTLGNEVSAKKPFAFQSTYDNLLEGLPEHLRKVLMPLHERRNGTPNGQVHRFWIEPCKILYFTINEDENSKTFIFFDVIMKVKKHSMKYDKNGKLVDDEDDDEDDENEGGNDYDKKKEPSPEKQFTNEFTKHYDEISTHFQVFARLKELLKLAAITEILKSVANSFYKARSELKVDIKPVIPILDELQSKFREHYPRNTSSNRSKYYNELLRENGIYDDSNVEPSSRDRALLNIQDQLQQIDQTIIETVQENLAKMFGIELYVNKNYPSAVKKWMDCGYSRLVDDNDLPTIVATAIKNKRAEQLGCFEKNLISLGFNSLANDDLDNKINWNKKSGDFCVFVPAAFKRHDNSRVYGGVNLGVKLMEVPNKIEEQNDKKHGNSKYKMAPYHIYKVVATQRSFRKADPEMRQMYGSESYIGISQDKNIYLNKKHNGFEQSKRGNKTARKHFRETGIKYVSIVIKKGLISNLHARCEEAMLINKGQKATGAGKGYFASANKFVPDLHKLYEDITDPKNTDFVPKETIKKMEEMLKIVSGT is encoded by the coding sequence atggcAGAGACCAATAGTGACTGGTATACACTACTTGGAGTGCCAAACACTGCTTCCCCTGATgtcattttaaaagcatttcgaCAAAAAGCACTTGAGTTTCATCCTGATAAGAACCCAAACCGCCCTGAATGCGAAGAGTTAATGAAAACACTGACACAGGCAAAGCACGTGCTGCTTGACAGTGAACAGCGTGAAAAATATGACGACACATACACTGTTTTTGAAAACGACATCAACGCAGAGAAAGAGTTCCTTTACTCGGGTGAGCGACAATCTGAGTTTTACAGAAGAAAGTatgaaaaatgtaaacaagAGTATGAAAGCTACTCGTTTGATGATAATTACAATGAAGTCAAACAGGTGCTTAAGCAGTTTAACATAGATTTCATGAAATCACGTGACGAAATGCCACCATATCGGGTCACTAAATTTTGTGATAAGTATTTTACATATTTGGATAGCAAAAAAGTTactgattttgaaaatgaattgaaaaagCAATTTCCTAGCTCACTTTGGAATCTTAGCGAGGTTCAGTCAGAGAAATCAAGTTTATTTAGTAgagtttattgtttattatttggtTGTGATTATCTAGCTCGTGGAAACAGATTATTTGCTCAGAATCAGTACAACCAAGCactgtatttttatattaaaataaacaatggaCAATTACTGCATGATAAATGTATGACATTGTTAGCTGCACAAAATAAGGCGTGTCCTTTGTATGCACGAGCACTGATGAAAATTGATGGTTTTGGTCATTGCGCAAGTAATGTTTTAACAAAGTGGCTAATTGACAACGAGCATAAAGATCCAATTGACTTATTGGTGAGTGCTTGTAGCATAAACAAAGATCAGCAAGGCATAGATATCCACGAAAAGGTTCTAGAGTACTTTACGGCCAAAAATATGTCACGTGACCTGATCAAATCAACATGCCTTTATCTGCTGAATAGAGATAAAGAATGCAAACTTGCAATTAAAACAATTGCTCACCTTATTGAAAAACATTACATTACAGACAAGTCAAAAGTGACGGAACTTCTATATGCAAGTAGCATTACAAATATGATACTATACATACTTGAGCACAGGTGTCACAAGGCGGCCACCGATGTTTATATAGAaatgactaaaaataaaaactttgactCCTTACCTAGTAGATACAAAGCCAGCTTATATTTACTGAATGCAGCCTGtaataaagttaatgaaaataCTGCAAAATGCATCAATTTATGCAAAAAGGCTCTTTATGCTTGTCCCACTGATGACATACAGCAAGCCATTTGTTCCATATTAGGCGATTGTGCAATATTTGATTCAATCACAAAATTACTAATcaaaaatcaagaaataaaaataccaactaAACATTCATTTGATGGTTTTCTGAAAAGCAGTGCTTGCCTTCGATCAACATTtcgatttgaaaaaagtattctGCAGCAAGAGCTGTCCAACTTTGACAAAGCCATGCTCTACGTCGATTTAGGTATGTCATCAATCGGACTTGGAATCACCACATTTTGCAACAATTACTTAATTGCCGCAACATTTCTTTTGCAAGAAATGCTAGCTGACAATGAAAATCCCACCAATAAATATGCATTACGTGAATTAATTTTCTCGTTAATTTCAAATGTAATTTATATTGCTAAAAGCTACAGCAATCCAATCACAGCAATGTATTTCTACGAAAAGAGCTTATACCTAATGTCTTCTGCCCATAGACTTTTAGGGCAATCAATTGAATTGCACACTAGCAGGCCAATCCATACAAAATTAGTGCCAGATATGCAGCAAATGCTTTTAGTAACAATTTGCAATGAGTTAACTAGACTTGCTAAAGTTACTCCATTAACTTACAATAAGTTACAATTAAGTACTGATATCCTATTTCTAGATATTATTGGTCACCAATTTCTAGAACAGTTTTATGCAAAGCAATTGAACACGTATGTCCCAAATCATCCtctaacaaatttatataaataccaCCTCTTGGAACTAAATTGGATAAATAATGGTGATGAAGAGCAATTTAATATATTGCGAGAGAACTTAATGGATGCTGTTTTGGAAGGAGAAGGATGGAATGCTAGAAAGGTGGAGGCCTTGCTCGGCTGGCCTTTAATAAATAGAGATGATTATGGATTTATGGATCGAGAAAGACCGTGGCTCAACATAGAGAATGGTTCAATTATTTCGGTAGAGGgtgtaaatattaattttgaaactGGTCTTTTCGAACCAATCTTTACAAATAGTCCTCCAGGACATTCTGGTCTTGTTTCCATTGAAGATGCATTAgagatttttgaaaaaggtaTAGGCAGTAGCTTTTTTACGCTCGATCAGCCCAGAGTTGATATGCAGTACCACTGTTGCCAAGAAATGAAGTACTTTCCGGGAAATCTGAAAGATACAAACTTTCTAGCTACACTTTTGCATGCCGATTATTTGCTCAAAATGTTCACACTTGGAAATGAAGTTTCCGCAAAAAAGCCATTTGCGTTTCAGTCCACCTATGACAACTTATTGGAAGGTTTGCCTGAACACTTACGTAAAGTTTTAATGCCACTTCATGAAAGACGCAACGGTACACCCAATGGTCAAGTTCATCGCTTCTGGATTGAGCcatgtaaaattttgtatttcactATTAATGAAGAcgaaaattcaaaaacattcaTATTTTTTGACGTAATAATGAAAGTTAAGAAGCATTCAATGAAATACGACAAGAATGGAAAATTAgttgatgatgaagatgatgatgaagatgatgaaaatGAAGGAGGCAATGACTATGATAAGAAAAAAGAACCTTCACCTGAAAAGCAGTTCACAAATGAATTTACCAAACATTACGACGAAATTAGCACACATTTTCAGGTTTTTGCTCGTcttaaagaacttttaaaacttgCTGCCATCACTGAAATACTAAAATCAGTTGCAAATAGTTTTTACAAAGCCAGATCAGAACTTAAGGTGGATATTAAGCCGGTGATTCCAATTCTGGATGAGCTTCAATCAAAGTTTCGAGAACATTACCCTAGAAATACCAGTAGTAACAGGAGTAAATATTACAACGAATTGCTTAGAGAAAATGGAATTTATGATGATTCAAATGTCGAACCTTCATCGCGTGACAGAGCTTTGCTTAATATACAAGACCAATTGCAACAGATAGACCAAACTATAATTGAAACAGTGCAAGAAAACTTGGCTAAAATGTTTGGCATTGAACTATATGTCAATAAAAACTACCCAAGTGCTGTAAAAAAATGGATGGACTGCGGTTATTCACGACTTGTCGATGATAACGATTTACCTACTATAGTAGcaacagcaataaaaaacaaacgcGCTGAGCAACTTGgttgctttgaaaaaaatttaatatcccTAGGTTTCAATAGCTTAGCAAATGATGActtggataataaaataaactggaATAAGAAATCAGGTGACTTTTGTGTATTTGTTCCGGCTGCATTCAAACGGCATGATAATAGCAGAGTGTATGGTGGCGTGAACTTGGGAGTCAAATTAATGGAAGTGCCTAACAAAATTGAAGaacaaaatgacaaaaaacaCGGCAACTCTAAATATAAAATGGCGCCCTACCATATATATAAAGTAGTTGCAACACAACGCTCGTTTCGAAAGGCAGATCCTGAGATGAGGCAAATGTACGGCTCAGAAAGTTATATAGGAATAAGccaagataaaaatatttatcttaataaaaagcATAATGGGTTTGAGCAATCGAAACGAGGGAATAAGACCGCCAGAAAGCACTTTAGGGAGACAGGAATAAAATATGTGtctattgttattaaaaaaggtttgaTTAGTAACCTTCACGCCCGGTGTGAAGAGGCCATGCTTATTAACAAAGGCCAAAAAGCCACTGGGGCAGGTAAAGGCTATTTTGCTTCTGCAAATAAGTTTGTACCTGATCTGCACAAGTTATACGAAGATATCACAGATCCTAAGAACACTGATTTTGTACCTAAAGAAACAATCAAGAAAATGGAAGAAATGTTGAAAATTGTATCTGGAACATAG